One stretch of Prunus persica cultivar Lovell chromosome G1, Prunus_persica_NCBIv2, whole genome shotgun sequence DNA includes these proteins:
- the LOC18793884 gene encoding probable inactive histone-lysine N-methyltransferase SUVR1, translating to MPPKKHTIADACRVMKRCGISGAKTKAALKELLKLYENNWELIVDDDYRVLLDVILDKNSKEEGVKSKKKEAPSYDKTEAVELPTQRVHTRQQKKQALYLSKSCSDATPSRQAHPSDDDLLSDSSSENNQPPLRRYSMKQQEASSIHESEGVKSKNKEAQTEDAERPTKRLWTRQQRKQALSQSKSSLGTTPSRSAHPNDVELLSDSSCEDLQPPLCKYSLKHQEEEARIRESVGVKSKNKKALSYDKTEDVELPTKRLCTSQRKKQAVSLSKSSLEKTPSRSAHLNDDLFSDSSSEELQTLSRRTVLRHQEEEVLIHESKGVKSENKEVPLYDKIEVDAFSTKKLYTIQQEKKSCPFSKSCLETAPSRKAHQNDEDVFSDSEESEECIPLLRTNWRNQEEGALVIWDNLDPVHSCNPGVAENLNVILLHDSSYYDGCNADDGEDSSGLLEVEPLNVDNRDSVYDLSQMDVSSSPPTGEVKIPLIGTSSPQYDFHLPNCDAAVEVVEGRCIKSYSNGESHLAIQIKSTVDKKTRLRDSPDLRISNAQHVLARKDDYQRDNCSAPSFPSEVFVFQNLIKIVPHIPKHIVFSGFECLNHLIGFTTEDIEKICGESGKRLKVLRGLQSSKLCKVEAAQNHHSSLGVVKSCVYIDDITRGEERVKISLEDGRNVEDLPTFFYIPRNLVYKNAYVKFSLVRISDEGCCPHCYGDCLASPIPCICAIETRGGFAYTPGGLVKDKFLEVCISMKQEPKEHHYVYCKKCPLESSKNKKSPVACKGHLFRKFIKECWSKCGCNVNCGNRIVQQGITVKLQVFLTLEGKGWGLQTLEDLPRGAFVCEYVGEIVTNTELYERNMHVGKKHTCPVLLDADWGSGGVLKDEEALCLDATVYGNVARFINHRCFDATLVEIPVEVETPDHHYYHVALFTTRNVAAMEELTWDYGIDFDDHDHPVKTFQCLCGSPFCRGRNL from the exons ATGCCACCAAAAAAGCACACAATTGCAGATGCCTGTCGTGTAATGAAGCGTTGTGGCATTTCGGGAGCCAAAACAAAGGCAGCGCTTAAGGAACTTCtaaaattatatgaaaataaCTGGGAGCTTATTGTAGATGATGATTACAGAGTACTGCTTGACGTTATACTGGACAAGAATTCCAAGGAGGAG ggagtgaaatccaagaagaaagaagctcCATCATATGATAAAACTGAAGCTGTTGAACTTCCAACCCAGAGAGTACACACAAGACAACAGAAGAAACAGGCATTGTACCTCTCCAAGTCTTGCTCAGACGCAACTCCATCAAGACAGGCACATCCAAGTGATGATGATCTGTTGTCAGATTCTTCGTCTGAAAATAATCAACCACCATTGAGAAGATATTCAATGAAACAACAGGAAGCTTCTTCGATACATGAATCAGAG GGAGTGAAATCTAAGAACAAAGAAGCTCAAACTGAAGATGCTGAACGTCCAACAAAGAGATTATGGACAAGACAACAGAGAAAACAGGCATTGTCTCAGTCTAAATCTTCCTTGGGAACAACTCCATCAAGAAGTGCACATCCAAATGATGTTGAGCTGTTATCAGATTCTTCATGTGAAGACCTTCAGCCACCATTGTGCAAATATTCCCTGAAACACCAGGAAGAAGAAGCTAGGATACGTGAATCAGTG ggagtgaaatccaagaacaaaaaagctCTATCATATGATAAAACTGAAGATGTTGAACTTCCAACCAAGAGATTATGCACAAGTCAGCGGAAAAAACAGGCAGTGTCTCTCTCCAAATCTTCCTTGGAAAAAACTCCATCAAGAAGTGCACATTTGAATGATGATCTTTTTTCCGATTCGTCATCTGAAGAACTTCAAACCCTATCCAGAAGAACTGTCCTAAGGCATCAGGAAGAAGAAGTTTTGATTCATGAATCAAAG GGAGTGAAATCTGAGAACAAGGAAGTGCCATTGTATGACAAAATTGAAGTTGATGCTTTTTCAACCAAGAAATTATACACAATACAACAGGAAAAAAAGTCATGTCCCTTCTCTAAATCTTGCTTGGAAACAGCTCCATCAAGAAAGGCACATCAGAATGATGAAGATGTGTTTTCAGATTCGGAAGAATCTGAGGAATGTATTCCACTATTGAGAACTAACTGGAGAAACCAGGAAGAAGGCGCTTTAGTCATTTGGGATAACTTAGATCCTGTGCATAGCTGCAATCCAGGGGTGGCAGAAAATCTCAATGTGATATTGTTACATGATTCttcatattatgatggttGTAATGCTGATGATGGTGAAGACAGCTCAGGGTTACTGGAAGTGGAACCATTGAATGTGGACAATAGAGATAGTGTTTATGATTTGTCACAGATGGATGTTTCATCATCTCCTCCAACAGGAGAGGTGAAAATTCCTTTGATTGGTACCTCTTCTCCACAGTATGATTTCCATCTGCCAAATTGTGATGCAGCGGTAGAAGTGGTGGAAGGGAGATGCATAAAATCATATAGCAATGGGGAATCCCATTTGGCAATACAAATTAAGTCCACTGTtgataaaaaaacaagacTCAGAGATTCACCGGATTTAAGAATTTCCAATGCACAACATGTTCTTGCCAGAAAAGATGATTACCAACGAGATAATTGCAGTGCCCCAAGTTTTCCTAGTGAAGTATTTGTATTTCAGAATCTTATCAAGATTGTACCCCACATACCAAAACATATAGTTTTCAGTGGATTTGAATGTCTCAACCACTTAATTGGTTTTACAACTGAGGACATTGAGAAAATTTGTGGTGAAAGTGGAAAGAGATTAAAGGTTCTCCGAGGGCTACAATCTTCAAAATTATGCAAGGTGGAGGCTGCTCAGAACCACCATTCTTCACTTGGAGTTGTAAAGTCCTGTGTTTATATTGATGACATAACTAGAGGTGAAGAAAGAGTGAAAATTTCTCTGGAAGATGgaagaaatgttgaagatCTGCCAACCTTCTTTTACATCCCTCGGAATTTAGTTTATAAGAATGCCTATGTGAAATTTTCGCTTGTTCGTATATCTGATGAGGGTTGCTGTCCGCATTGTTATGGGGATTGTCTGGCATCACCGATACCATGTATCTGTGCTATTGAAACTAGGGGTGGGTTTGCTTACACACCCGGGGGATTGGTCAAGGACAAGTTTCTGGAAGTCTGTATATCTATGAAACAAGAACCTAAAGAACACCACTACGTATATTGTAAAAAGTGCCCACTTGAAAGCTCTAAGAACAAGAAGAGTCCTGTGGCATGCAAGGGCCATTTATTTCGGAAATTTATAAAGGAATGCTGGTCTAAATGCGGATGTAATGTGAACTGTGGAAACCGGATTGTTCAGCAAGGCATTACTGTGAAGTTGCAG GTGTTTTTGACGCTCGAAGGAAAAGGGTGGGGCCTTCAAACACTGGAGGACTTGCCAAGAGGGGCATTTGTCTGTGAATATGTTGGAGAGATAGTTACCAATACAGAACTATATGAGCGAAATATGCATGTTGGTAAGAAGCATACATGCCCGGTGCTACTAGATGCAGACTGGGGTTCAGGGGGTGTCTTAAAAGATGAAGAGGCACTTTGCTTAGATGCTACAGTTTATGGAAATGTTGCAAGATTTATCAATCACAG